The genomic stretch CGCGCTAAAAATCGGCGAGTAAATGCGCCGTTTATGATTTAAATTTGATTTCAAGGAAAAATATGCAAAGGTTGTTTTTAACGTTTTTCGGCGCCGGCCTAAGCCCCAAGGCTCCTGGCACGGTCGGCTCGCTAGCGGGCGCTATCGCGGCGTTTGGGATTTTGACGATCCTGCCAGCTTTCACGCTATTTTTGGTTTCGATTTGCCTTTTTTTGTATAGCATAAAGATTATCGACGATTATGAAGCAAAAACCGGCGTACACGATCACGGCAGCATCGTGATAGACGAGGTTGCGGGTGTTTGGTTGGCGATATCTATCAGCGGCGCTACGGCGGTGCAGTTTGCGCTCTCGGTGGCTTTTTTTAGGCTATTTGATATCTGGAAACCTTCCGTGA from uncultured Campylobacter sp. encodes the following:
- a CDS encoding phosphatidylglycerophosphatase A, with translation MQRLFLTFFGAGLSPKAPGTVGSLAGAIAAFGILTILPAFTLFLVSICLFLYSIKIIDDYEAKTGVHDHGSIVIDEVAGVWLAISISGATAVQFALSVAFFRLFDIWKPSVIGRIDRDVKGGLGVMGDDMVAGLFAGLLSAICYEAATKIGLDYEWVKFELPFVR